One genomic segment of Echeneis naucrates chromosome 18, fEcheNa1.1, whole genome shotgun sequence includes these proteins:
- the alpk1 gene encoding alpha-protein kinase 1 isoform X3: MILQKLGLWLEAAELIWASLVGYFSLPQPDKKGIGTSLGILANILLSMNDEDFHAFRTNPHIEMQSLLGDGSHRLLSAAQAAKMAVVYSQYTSLYVLTNVATQGTCLLSYSFSLECPDSQRQSFLLQAREAFAIGLLTKTEGEQVSSKQELHTFIKAAYSLTVTHKWLGAPQEVVVQATQACQTALAKFYDYCHADNQEKDDLCAEIMLLVCQIKHLWQVEPFINSDVGSYIPESYRNIRDASLHFTAEGFSKVMQRFQKYHTSLCETISSNCKGTKDKINGARLCITALGTTVAALTTECSTEASSLSKGVHKEEEPQQKGSTSSAQHPAQIPEPFTTLGSEDDLGSSWQKLSLSNSGTSPSISGYAGNAAIEGGAVAKNESCMTTDFDDEKSETGRNQKVDAVSSITLPRSAISDTSSSYVSSNSEKFDIIQAGIENLETEQDWITEAADMAHTPSVAGGVPKSLSHRTLRISSSSLSSSAGSQSSWEKMSLADLNSPTDRKPEPSNLLKAKTSESNKSPESDRSFIMLDCDCATSDSAQSPIPKKQPPRQDTAASSQPQPALDLNSLANMGPEMKSSLGMSCTDPPQCTSTESSFEMLEEKNPEIVNGLQGKNPLCYTCLKHSITDGAVPRQQYSLSKKDYQSLLAGICHECLMKRLCSDKTQFKLKEHRTVYSALHLKFSKASGLWTARETCVYIGEPTGMEGKQRAAIWVQFLHQEERLSSYVGKDYLMPKEIQFHLKDVERQMTAQYYVTEFNKRLYDKDVMAQIFFIPSEALLILNGNKIVGCVTVEPYMLGDFVKLTNNKEKKNNSIQATEYGIAFGHFTYLFSNGQEVVVDLQGWVTANGKGLTYLTDPQIHSTKIPQGPSNFAARGLRYFLEEQHGPDCNGICQVLKLPPVVRQTHAVS, translated from the exons ATGATTTTGCAAAAGCTTG GCCTGTGGCTAGAGGCTGCAGAACTCATCTGGGCTTCTCTGGTTGGTTACTTCTCACTTCCTCAACCTGACAAAAAG GGCATTGGAACTTCCCTTGGCATACTAGCCAACATATTGCTGTCTATGAATGATGAAGACTTCCATGCATTTAGGACAAATCCACATATTGAAATG cagtcCTTACTTGGTGACGGGAGTCATCGTCTTCTTTCAGCAGCCCAAGCAGCAAAGATGGCAGTGGTCTACAGCCAGTACACTTCACTCTATGTGTTGACCAATGTA gCAACTCAAGGAACCTGCTTGTTGTCatacagtttttctttggaGTGTCCTGACTCTCAAAGGCAGTCATTCCTTCTACAGGCCAGAGAGGCTTTTGCAATTGGGTTGCTCACCAAAACAGAAGGCGAGCAAGTTTCTAGCAAGCAGGAGCTTCACACCTTCATCAAGGCAGCCTATTCCCTTACTGTCACTCACAAATGGCTTGGTGCTCCTCAGGAGGTTGTAGTTCAAGCGACACAGGCTTGCCAAACAGCTTTAGCCAAATTCTATGATTACTGCCATGCGGATAACCAAGAGAAAGATGACCTCTGTGCTGAGATCATGCTTTTGGTCTGTCAAATCAAGCATCTGTGGCAAGTGGAGCCCTTCATTAATTCAGACGTGGGGTCTTACATTCCCGAAAGCTACAGAAACATCAGAGACGCATCGCTGCATTTCACTGCGGAAGGTTTCTCTAAGGTGATGCAGAGATTCCAGAAGTACCACACATCTCTGTGTGAGACCATCAGCTCTAACTGTAAAGGgaccaaagacaaaataaatgggGCGAGGCTGTGTATAACTGCACTGGGAACAACTGTTGCTGCACTCACCACAGAGTGTAGCACTGAGGCCAGCAGTCTGTCAAAAGGAGTACACAAAGAAGAGGAGCCACAGCAGAAGGGATCAACTTCATCTGCACAGCATCCAGCACAAATACCTGAGCCATTCACCACTCTAGGAAGTGAAGATGACCTTGGCTCATCGTGGCAGAAATTGTCCCTGAGTAATTCGGGGACCTCTCCCAGCATCAGTGGCTATGCAGGAAATGCTGCTATTGAAGGTGGAGCAGTAGCAAAGAATGAGAGCTGTATGACCActgattttgatgatgaaaaatctgaaactgGTAGAAACCAAAAGGTAGATGCTGTTAGTTCCATTACACTGCCAAGGTCTGCAATATCTgacacctcctcctcctatgTGAGTAGTAATTCAGAAAAGTTTGATATAATACAAGCTGGAATAGAGAATCTGGAAACTGAACAGGATTGGATCACTGAAGCTGCTGATATGGCACACACACCTTCGGTAGCTGGAGGAGTGCCCAAGTCCTTATCCCACAGAACTCTCAGAATatcctccagctccctcagtAGCAGTGCTGGTTCCCAGTCATCATGGGAGAAGATGAGTTTAGCTGACCTTAACAGCCCCACGGACAGGAAACCAGAGCCATCTAACCTCTTGAAAGCAAAAACCAGCGAGAGCAACAAATCACCAGAATCAGACAGAAGTTTCATCATGTTAGATTGTGATTGTGCAACCAGTGATTCAGCTCAGAGTCCCATACCCAAGAAACAGCCCCCTAGACAGGATACCGCAGCCTCTTCCCAGCCGCAACCTGCCCTGGACCTCAATTCCCTTGCGAATATGGGCCCTGAGATGAAGAGTTCTTTAGGAATGTCATGCACAGACCCTCCACAGTGCACCTCCACTGAAAGTTCATTTGAGATGCTGGAAGAGAAAAATCCAGAAATAGTGAATGGCCTTCAGGGGAAAAATCCATTGTGCTATACCTGTCTAAAGCACAGCATCACGGATGGTGCTGTCCCCCGGCAACAATATTCGCTGTCAAAGAAAGATTACCAAAGCCTACTAGCCGGTATTTGTCATGAATGTCTGATGAAGAGGTTGTGCAGTGACAAGACACAATTCAAACTAAAGGAACACAGAACTGTCTACA GTGCTCTTCATCTAAAATTCTCCAAAGCAAGTGGACTGTGGACAGCGAGGGAGACCTGTGTTTACATTGGAGAGCCAACAGGGATGGAAGGCAAGCAAAGAGCAGCAATTTGGGTGCAATTTTTACACCAGGAGGAAAGATTAAGCAG TTACGTGGGGAAGGATTACTTGATGCCAAAGGAGATCCAGTTTCACCTGAAAGATGTGGAGAGACAAATGACAGCCCAGTACTATGTGACTGAATTCAATAAGAGACTCTATGATAAAGACGTCATGGCTCAGATCTTCTTCATTCCCTCTGAAGCACTGTTG ATTTTGAATGGAAATAAGATTGTGGGCTGCGTTACTGTGGAACCCTACATGCTGGGAGACTTTGTCAAACTGACCAACaacaaggagaagaagaacaacagTATCCAGGCGACAGAATATGGAATTGCCTTCGGACACTTCACTTACCTGTTCTCTAATGGACAGGAAGTTGTTGTGGACCTTCAAG gATGGGTGACAGCTAATGGCAAAGGGTTGACCTACCTTACTGACCCTCAGATCCACTCCACCAAGATCCCGCAAGGCCCATCCAACTTTGCTGCCAGAGGCCTCAGGTACTTCCTGGAGGAGCAACATGGACCAGACTGCAATGGCATTTGCCAGGTCCTCAAACTACCTCCAGTAGTCAGACAGACTCATGCAGTTTCCTAG
- the alpk1 gene encoding alpha-protein kinase 1 isoform X2, with protein MDSQEVGGLLEDCLRAAAAAAQHSVQPSEADTLIHCSSRDSLCAELSTLLGEAMEMKWPFVPEKWQYKLSVSANDKTNLSDLISNHLPHLLAVLKAAIVAHEARTALAVVFIVDRFLYWKDESRRLLKITKLLHRCHPDAPVAPQLVIRLARVYLNSGKLQSAEYILSRLINNSGATGCWEYRSESDRALVQAVSIQVRGMILQKLGLWLEAAELIWASLVGYFSLPQPDKKGIGTSLGILANILLSMNDEDFHAFRTNPHIEMSLLGDGSHRLLSAAQAAKMAVVYSQYTSLYVLTNVATQGTCLLSYSFSLECPDSQRQSFLLQAREAFAIGLLTKTEGEQVSSKQELHTFIKAAYSLTVTHKWLGAPQEVVVQATQACQTALAKFYDYCHADNQEKDDLCAEIMLLVCQIKHLWQVEPFINSDVGSYIPESYRNIRDASLHFTAEGFSKVMQRFQKYHTSLCETISSNCKGTKDKINGARLCITALGTTVAALTTECSTEASSLSKGVHKEEEPQQKGSTSSAQHPAQIPEPFTTLGSEDDLGSSWQKLSLSNSGTSPSISGYAGNAAIEGGAVAKNESCMTTDFDDEKSETGRNQKVDAVSSITLPRSAISDTSSSYVSSNSEKFDIIQAGIENLETEQDWITEAADMAHTPSVAGGVPKSLSHRTLRISSSSLSSSAGSQSSWEKMSLADLNSPTDRKPEPSNLLKAKTSESNKSPESDRSFIMLDCDCATSDSAQSPIPKKQPPRQDTAASSQPQPALDLNSLANMGPEMKSSLGMSCTDPPQCTSTESSFEMLEEKNPEIVNGLQGKNPLCYTCLKHSITDGAVPRQQYSLSKKDYQSLLAGICHECLMKRLCSDKTQFKLKEHRTVYSALHLKFSKASGLWTARETCVYIGEPTGMEGKQRAAIWVQFLHQEERLSSYVGKDYLMPKEIQFHLKDVERQMTAQYYVTEFNKRLYDKDVMAQIFFIPSEALLILNGNKIVGCVTVEPYMLGDFVKLTNNKEKKNNSIQATEYGIAFGHFTYLFSNGQEVVVDLQGWVTANGKGLTYLTDPQIHSTKIPQGPSNFAARGLRYFLEEQHGPDCNGICQVLKLPPVVRQTHAVS; from the exons ATGGACAGTCAAGAGGTGGGGGGCTTACTGGAAGATTGCctaagagcagcagcagcagcagctcagcattCAGTCCAGCCCAGCGAAGCAGACACACTgattcactgcagcagcagag ACTCACTGTGTGCTGAACTGTCCACGCTCCTGGGAGAGGCAATGGAGATGAAGTGGCCCTTTGTGCCAGAGAAGTGGCAATacaagctgtcagtcagtgccAACGACAAAACCAACCTCAGTGACCTCATCAGTAACCACCTACCTCACCTGCTG gctGTTTTAAAGGCTGCCATCGTGGCTCATGAAGCACGGACAGCTTTGGCAGTGGTCTTCATAGTGGACCGTTTCCTCTATTGGAAAGACGAGTCCAGGCGGCTGCTAAAAATCACCAAGCTGCTCCACAGATGCCACCCTGATGCTCCTGTGGCCCCCCAGCTGGTCATACGACTGGCCAGGGTCTACCTCAACTCTG GCAAACTGCAGAGTGCAGAGTACATCCTGAGCCGGCTGATTAATAACAGTGGGGCCACAG GTTGTTGGGAGTACCGTTCTGAAAGTGACAGGGCTCTTGTTCAGGCTGTTAGCATTCAAGTGCGTGGAATGATTTTGCAAAAGCTTG GCCTGTGGCTAGAGGCTGCAGAACTCATCTGGGCTTCTCTGGTTGGTTACTTCTCACTTCCTCAACCTGACAAAAAG GGCATTGGAACTTCCCTTGGCATACTAGCCAACATATTGCTGTCTATGAATGATGAAGACTTCCATGCATTTAGGACAAATCCACATATTGAAATG tcCTTACTTGGTGACGGGAGTCATCGTCTTCTTTCAGCAGCCCAAGCAGCAAAGATGGCAGTGGTCTACAGCCAGTACACTTCACTCTATGTGTTGACCAATGTA gCAACTCAAGGAACCTGCTTGTTGTCatacagtttttctttggaGTGTCCTGACTCTCAAAGGCAGTCATTCCTTCTACAGGCCAGAGAGGCTTTTGCAATTGGGTTGCTCACCAAAACAGAAGGCGAGCAAGTTTCTAGCAAGCAGGAGCTTCACACCTTCATCAAGGCAGCCTATTCCCTTACTGTCACTCACAAATGGCTTGGTGCTCCTCAGGAGGTTGTAGTTCAAGCGACACAGGCTTGCCAAACAGCTTTAGCCAAATTCTATGATTACTGCCATGCGGATAACCAAGAGAAAGATGACCTCTGTGCTGAGATCATGCTTTTGGTCTGTCAAATCAAGCATCTGTGGCAAGTGGAGCCCTTCATTAATTCAGACGTGGGGTCTTACATTCCCGAAAGCTACAGAAACATCAGAGACGCATCGCTGCATTTCACTGCGGAAGGTTTCTCTAAGGTGATGCAGAGATTCCAGAAGTACCACACATCTCTGTGTGAGACCATCAGCTCTAACTGTAAAGGgaccaaagacaaaataaatgggGCGAGGCTGTGTATAACTGCACTGGGAACAACTGTTGCTGCACTCACCACAGAGTGTAGCACTGAGGCCAGCAGTCTGTCAAAAGGAGTACACAAAGAAGAGGAGCCACAGCAGAAGGGATCAACTTCATCTGCACAGCATCCAGCACAAATACCTGAGCCATTCACCACTCTAGGAAGTGAAGATGACCTTGGCTCATCGTGGCAGAAATTGTCCCTGAGTAATTCGGGGACCTCTCCCAGCATCAGTGGCTATGCAGGAAATGCTGCTATTGAAGGTGGAGCAGTAGCAAAGAATGAGAGCTGTATGACCActgattttgatgatgaaaaatctgaaactgGTAGAAACCAAAAGGTAGATGCTGTTAGTTCCATTACACTGCCAAGGTCTGCAATATCTgacacctcctcctcctatgTGAGTAGTAATTCAGAAAAGTTTGATATAATACAAGCTGGAATAGAGAATCTGGAAACTGAACAGGATTGGATCACTGAAGCTGCTGATATGGCACACACACCTTCGGTAGCTGGAGGAGTGCCCAAGTCCTTATCCCACAGAACTCTCAGAATatcctccagctccctcagtAGCAGTGCTGGTTCCCAGTCATCATGGGAGAAGATGAGTTTAGCTGACCTTAACAGCCCCACGGACAGGAAACCAGAGCCATCTAACCTCTTGAAAGCAAAAACCAGCGAGAGCAACAAATCACCAGAATCAGACAGAAGTTTCATCATGTTAGATTGTGATTGTGCAACCAGTGATTCAGCTCAGAGTCCCATACCCAAGAAACAGCCCCCTAGACAGGATACCGCAGCCTCTTCCCAGCCGCAACCTGCCCTGGACCTCAATTCCCTTGCGAATATGGGCCCTGAGATGAAGAGTTCTTTAGGAATGTCATGCACAGACCCTCCACAGTGCACCTCCACTGAAAGTTCATTTGAGATGCTGGAAGAGAAAAATCCAGAAATAGTGAATGGCCTTCAGGGGAAAAATCCATTGTGCTATACCTGTCTAAAGCACAGCATCACGGATGGTGCTGTCCCCCGGCAACAATATTCGCTGTCAAAGAAAGATTACCAAAGCCTACTAGCCGGTATTTGTCATGAATGTCTGATGAAGAGGTTGTGCAGTGACAAGACACAATTCAAACTAAAGGAACACAGAACTGTCTACA GTGCTCTTCATCTAAAATTCTCCAAAGCAAGTGGACTGTGGACAGCGAGGGAGACCTGTGTTTACATTGGAGAGCCAACAGGGATGGAAGGCAAGCAAAGAGCAGCAATTTGGGTGCAATTTTTACACCAGGAGGAAAGATTAAGCAG TTACGTGGGGAAGGATTACTTGATGCCAAAGGAGATCCAGTTTCACCTGAAAGATGTGGAGAGACAAATGACAGCCCAGTACTATGTGACTGAATTCAATAAGAGACTCTATGATAAAGACGTCATGGCTCAGATCTTCTTCATTCCCTCTGAAGCACTGTTG ATTTTGAATGGAAATAAGATTGTGGGCTGCGTTACTGTGGAACCCTACATGCTGGGAGACTTTGTCAAACTGACCAACaacaaggagaagaagaacaacagTATCCAGGCGACAGAATATGGAATTGCCTTCGGACACTTCACTTACCTGTTCTCTAATGGACAGGAAGTTGTTGTGGACCTTCAAG gATGGGTGACAGCTAATGGCAAAGGGTTGACCTACCTTACTGACCCTCAGATCCACTCCACCAAGATCCCGCAAGGCCCATCCAACTTTGCTGCCAGAGGCCTCAGGTACTTCCTGGAGGAGCAACATGGACCAGACTGCAATGGCATTTGCCAGGTCCTCAAACTACCTCCAGTAGTCAGACAGACTCATGCAGTTTCCTAG
- the alpk1 gene encoding alpha-protein kinase 1 isoform X1, which produces MDSQEVGGLLEDCLRAAAAAAQHSVQPSEADTLIHCSSRDSLCAELSTLLGEAMEMKWPFVPEKWQYKLSVSANDKTNLSDLISNHLPHLLAVLKAAIVAHEARTALAVVFIVDRFLYWKDESRRLLKITKLLHRCHPDAPVAPQLVIRLARVYLNSGKLQSAEYILSRLINNSGATGCWEYRSESDRALVQAVSIQVRGMILQKLGLWLEAAELIWASLVGYFSLPQPDKKGIGTSLGILANILLSMNDEDFHAFRTNPHIEMQSLLGDGSHRLLSAAQAAKMAVVYSQYTSLYVLTNVATQGTCLLSYSFSLECPDSQRQSFLLQAREAFAIGLLTKTEGEQVSSKQELHTFIKAAYSLTVTHKWLGAPQEVVVQATQACQTALAKFYDYCHADNQEKDDLCAEIMLLVCQIKHLWQVEPFINSDVGSYIPESYRNIRDASLHFTAEGFSKVMQRFQKYHTSLCETISSNCKGTKDKINGARLCITALGTTVAALTTECSTEASSLSKGVHKEEEPQQKGSTSSAQHPAQIPEPFTTLGSEDDLGSSWQKLSLSNSGTSPSISGYAGNAAIEGGAVAKNESCMTTDFDDEKSETGRNQKVDAVSSITLPRSAISDTSSSYVSSNSEKFDIIQAGIENLETEQDWITEAADMAHTPSVAGGVPKSLSHRTLRISSSSLSSSAGSQSSWEKMSLADLNSPTDRKPEPSNLLKAKTSESNKSPESDRSFIMLDCDCATSDSAQSPIPKKQPPRQDTAASSQPQPALDLNSLANMGPEMKSSLGMSCTDPPQCTSTESSFEMLEEKNPEIVNGLQGKNPLCYTCLKHSITDGAVPRQQYSLSKKDYQSLLAGICHECLMKRLCSDKTQFKLKEHRTVYSALHLKFSKASGLWTARETCVYIGEPTGMEGKQRAAIWVQFLHQEERLSSYVGKDYLMPKEIQFHLKDVERQMTAQYYVTEFNKRLYDKDVMAQIFFIPSEALLILNGNKIVGCVTVEPYMLGDFVKLTNNKEKKNNSIQATEYGIAFGHFTYLFSNGQEVVVDLQGWVTANGKGLTYLTDPQIHSTKIPQGPSNFAARGLRYFLEEQHGPDCNGICQVLKLPPVVRQTHAVS; this is translated from the exons ATGGACAGTCAAGAGGTGGGGGGCTTACTGGAAGATTGCctaagagcagcagcagcagcagctcagcattCAGTCCAGCCCAGCGAAGCAGACACACTgattcactgcagcagcagag ACTCACTGTGTGCTGAACTGTCCACGCTCCTGGGAGAGGCAATGGAGATGAAGTGGCCCTTTGTGCCAGAGAAGTGGCAATacaagctgtcagtcagtgccAACGACAAAACCAACCTCAGTGACCTCATCAGTAACCACCTACCTCACCTGCTG gctGTTTTAAAGGCTGCCATCGTGGCTCATGAAGCACGGACAGCTTTGGCAGTGGTCTTCATAGTGGACCGTTTCCTCTATTGGAAAGACGAGTCCAGGCGGCTGCTAAAAATCACCAAGCTGCTCCACAGATGCCACCCTGATGCTCCTGTGGCCCCCCAGCTGGTCATACGACTGGCCAGGGTCTACCTCAACTCTG GCAAACTGCAGAGTGCAGAGTACATCCTGAGCCGGCTGATTAATAACAGTGGGGCCACAG GTTGTTGGGAGTACCGTTCTGAAAGTGACAGGGCTCTTGTTCAGGCTGTTAGCATTCAAGTGCGTGGAATGATTTTGCAAAAGCTTG GCCTGTGGCTAGAGGCTGCAGAACTCATCTGGGCTTCTCTGGTTGGTTACTTCTCACTTCCTCAACCTGACAAAAAG GGCATTGGAACTTCCCTTGGCATACTAGCCAACATATTGCTGTCTATGAATGATGAAGACTTCCATGCATTTAGGACAAATCCACATATTGAAATG cagtcCTTACTTGGTGACGGGAGTCATCGTCTTCTTTCAGCAGCCCAAGCAGCAAAGATGGCAGTGGTCTACAGCCAGTACACTTCACTCTATGTGTTGACCAATGTA gCAACTCAAGGAACCTGCTTGTTGTCatacagtttttctttggaGTGTCCTGACTCTCAAAGGCAGTCATTCCTTCTACAGGCCAGAGAGGCTTTTGCAATTGGGTTGCTCACCAAAACAGAAGGCGAGCAAGTTTCTAGCAAGCAGGAGCTTCACACCTTCATCAAGGCAGCCTATTCCCTTACTGTCACTCACAAATGGCTTGGTGCTCCTCAGGAGGTTGTAGTTCAAGCGACACAGGCTTGCCAAACAGCTTTAGCCAAATTCTATGATTACTGCCATGCGGATAACCAAGAGAAAGATGACCTCTGTGCTGAGATCATGCTTTTGGTCTGTCAAATCAAGCATCTGTGGCAAGTGGAGCCCTTCATTAATTCAGACGTGGGGTCTTACATTCCCGAAAGCTACAGAAACATCAGAGACGCATCGCTGCATTTCACTGCGGAAGGTTTCTCTAAGGTGATGCAGAGATTCCAGAAGTACCACACATCTCTGTGTGAGACCATCAGCTCTAACTGTAAAGGgaccaaagacaaaataaatgggGCGAGGCTGTGTATAACTGCACTGGGAACAACTGTTGCTGCACTCACCACAGAGTGTAGCACTGAGGCCAGCAGTCTGTCAAAAGGAGTACACAAAGAAGAGGAGCCACAGCAGAAGGGATCAACTTCATCTGCACAGCATCCAGCACAAATACCTGAGCCATTCACCACTCTAGGAAGTGAAGATGACCTTGGCTCATCGTGGCAGAAATTGTCCCTGAGTAATTCGGGGACCTCTCCCAGCATCAGTGGCTATGCAGGAAATGCTGCTATTGAAGGTGGAGCAGTAGCAAAGAATGAGAGCTGTATGACCActgattttgatgatgaaaaatctgaaactgGTAGAAACCAAAAGGTAGATGCTGTTAGTTCCATTACACTGCCAAGGTCTGCAATATCTgacacctcctcctcctatgTGAGTAGTAATTCAGAAAAGTTTGATATAATACAAGCTGGAATAGAGAATCTGGAAACTGAACAGGATTGGATCACTGAAGCTGCTGATATGGCACACACACCTTCGGTAGCTGGAGGAGTGCCCAAGTCCTTATCCCACAGAACTCTCAGAATatcctccagctccctcagtAGCAGTGCTGGTTCCCAGTCATCATGGGAGAAGATGAGTTTAGCTGACCTTAACAGCCCCACGGACAGGAAACCAGAGCCATCTAACCTCTTGAAAGCAAAAACCAGCGAGAGCAACAAATCACCAGAATCAGACAGAAGTTTCATCATGTTAGATTGTGATTGTGCAACCAGTGATTCAGCTCAGAGTCCCATACCCAAGAAACAGCCCCCTAGACAGGATACCGCAGCCTCTTCCCAGCCGCAACCTGCCCTGGACCTCAATTCCCTTGCGAATATGGGCCCTGAGATGAAGAGTTCTTTAGGAATGTCATGCACAGACCCTCCACAGTGCACCTCCACTGAAAGTTCATTTGAGATGCTGGAAGAGAAAAATCCAGAAATAGTGAATGGCCTTCAGGGGAAAAATCCATTGTGCTATACCTGTCTAAAGCACAGCATCACGGATGGTGCTGTCCCCCGGCAACAATATTCGCTGTCAAAGAAAGATTACCAAAGCCTACTAGCCGGTATTTGTCATGAATGTCTGATGAAGAGGTTGTGCAGTGACAAGACACAATTCAAACTAAAGGAACACAGAACTGTCTACA GTGCTCTTCATCTAAAATTCTCCAAAGCAAGTGGACTGTGGACAGCGAGGGAGACCTGTGTTTACATTGGAGAGCCAACAGGGATGGAAGGCAAGCAAAGAGCAGCAATTTGGGTGCAATTTTTACACCAGGAGGAAAGATTAAGCAG TTACGTGGGGAAGGATTACTTGATGCCAAAGGAGATCCAGTTTCACCTGAAAGATGTGGAGAGACAAATGACAGCCCAGTACTATGTGACTGAATTCAATAAGAGACTCTATGATAAAGACGTCATGGCTCAGATCTTCTTCATTCCCTCTGAAGCACTGTTG ATTTTGAATGGAAATAAGATTGTGGGCTGCGTTACTGTGGAACCCTACATGCTGGGAGACTTTGTCAAACTGACCAACaacaaggagaagaagaacaacagTATCCAGGCGACAGAATATGGAATTGCCTTCGGACACTTCACTTACCTGTTCTCTAATGGACAGGAAGTTGTTGTGGACCTTCAAG gATGGGTGACAGCTAATGGCAAAGGGTTGACCTACCTTACTGACCCTCAGATCCACTCCACCAAGATCCCGCAAGGCCCATCCAACTTTGCTGCCAGAGGCCTCAGGTACTTCCTGGAGGAGCAACATGGACCAGACTGCAATGGCATTTGCCAGGTCCTCAAACTACCTCCAGTAGTCAGACAGACTCATGCAGTTTCCTAG